The window GTTCTTTCCTGGTTAAGGAGTCCCAAATGAATGGGACCATTAGTAGAAGATCGAGCTTCTCGGAGAAAAGTAGCAAAGCTGAACTTAATGCTTCCATCAAGAATTTAATCTCTAGAATCAAAGTCAGGTGGCAATCCGGCCGAAACAATTCAGGAGAACTAAACATAAAAGATGCAATACAGGCTGCCCTACAATCATCCATGATGGATGTACTACTACCAGATCCATTGACCTTTGGGTTTAGGTGTGGCAAAAATACTTTACAAGATTTTGCTGAACTTAATTTGGATGAAGAATCTGATATTCAGGGTACACGTAAAGGTTCATTAAGAGCTCATGACATGACACCGGTAGAAGTGCTGGTACGCAATAATACCAAGGAAATGATTAAAGTCAGTCTGAGCATCACATGCAGAGATATAGCTGGGGAGAACTGCGTCGAAGGTGATAAAGCGACGGTATTATGGGCAGGTGCTATTCTAAAACATTAGTTCTCTCCCTTTTCCATGTTCTTATTTAAGTTGAACTGCCACTGTAATTTTGTTTTTGCATGTGTAGCATTTCAACATTTACCAAGTACTTAGTTATAAGCTTTTATTGCAAATATAGTGCTATTTCAGTAACTTCTGTAATTATTTTGGAGTAGTCACATCAATGAGGGAAGTTTTCATTagctgccttttttttttttttttgtgtgtttatgAATGCTGCCTTCACTTTACAAAAATTAAGAGAGCAACTATACACATGATGTGCAAATGAAGACCTGTATCGCTCTTGATCTGATATGTTTATGGTTTCTTGATCATTTTTAGGTGTTCTCAGCGGTGTCACCATGGAGGTACCTCCACTGAAGGAATATAGACATTCGTTCTCCTTGTATTTCCTGGTTCCTGGTGAGTACACACTATTAGCTGCTGCTGTGATCGATGATGCTAATGAAATGCTGCGAGCCAGAGCAAGAGCTAATTCATGCGACGAATCCATATTTTGTCGTGGGCCACCATTCCATATCCGAGTGGACGGGACTATGTGACCTTGTTGAAGTGTCCATCCTTTACTAAACAAGGTGAATTTGCCATCTTGAGCCATAACTATTTGTAGAGTATACCTTGCTATTTGCACTTGGCAGTTCTGGTGATTCCTATTTATAGATTTTCATTGTGCTTAGGAGAAAACTGTATCACTCAGTTTTCAATTGATATACAATAGGATTCCATGTACAGAGATTGTAAAACTGTACCGGACACTGAATGGCTGGACATTTTTCCCTGCAGTTTAGAGCTTTATGATTTTGTTGCCTATGAATTTCTTTTAATGGTCTTAAAGTAGACGCTTCTACTGTGAACTGTGTACTAGTTGTTCATTTTGTCTTTTGGAGTGGGGCACTAATGAGTGTACGTGGTACCATGAATTCCCCTTTTGATCCCACATATTCTACTGATTTTTGGATGCTGCCATTTCTCTTTCCCTGTTGGCTGCTGCTGCTTGCTTAGCAGACACATCAAATTTGTTTCAATTTCATGATTCTTTAATGCATATCCTTTTTCTTCTTACTATCTGTTCCATGTTTTTCTCCATTATATTAAtattaattttcttttgttttggagAATTTGTTCTAGAGTTGCGCACGTTCTATCTTCTATTGTAGAACACACGttcctccttttttcttttgttttgttttgtttggggGAAGGGGTATGATTTATatcttcttttgttctttcaAATCCAATCATCAATGCTGTAAGCTGGCCGTGACAGTGAAATTTCGGggcctttttttcattttcagttaTTCTGTTTTTTTCTGAtcgtttaaaaaaaaaaaaatcttaatcaCAACTTAATTCTTTGTGCTTCACAACTCAAGGCAGTGAAATAGTTTGCCAGGTCTCATTTTATATTCAGCTGTCTTTCATGTTCTAATAGTCATTCATTTGACCGACTAGTAAATAATTTGATTGGAAAAGCAAATCAAAGATGCCCAATTTAAAAAGATCCCAACATCAAATTGGGCAACATGTAAAAAAGAGATGTAGAAAAACGGAAGCCTGAACTTTCTTAAGTTCAACAATCATCCCCTCATGACTCAAACTTTTGACCTGCTTCTTAGAAGTAGCCTCACTAACTGAGCAAGCCTCAAGTCACATGCACTAGCACTAATGTAGTGGACCATTCCCGTGGGGTTCTTATTTGAACAAAATAGCAAAAGTGTGACATTTTGATCATTACATTATTCGTCAAAGAGAACAAGAGTCAATGACTAGTGTCATTAGTCATGGTGCCCATCCATGAAGGTGGCAACATTCCAGTCTGTTCTTGAACAGTCTTGAACAATGGTGGCAATGTTTTGTAGATGCCAGCAACTTCTTTTAAGGCACTTCCACCACCTTCTGCTGCTGCCTCAGATCCTCCAGTTGTCCAAATGCTGATTTTGGGTTGTAGGCCATGGATAGCCTCAGCATTAATCTTGGCAAGTTCTTGAAACATTCCACCACTTATCATTAAGTAATCCCTTAGAGCAGCATAGTTTCCACCCAAAGcttctaagagagagtgcaaatAGGTGCCTTGAGCTTCTGCTAGAGCTTTAAGTCCTTCTGCTTCTTTCATTTTTGCATATAAATCTCCATCAATGATCTGTTTACGACTGTAGAAATCAGCTTCTGCAATTGCTTTCTGCGCTGCTGCTTCTTTCTCCTTTTCGTAGAGATATGCTTCTGCTTCTTTTTGTTTCTTGTAGAGCTCCCAATTTGCCTCTTGCACCTTTAGAAAATGAGGCATTAGAAGCTTCAtagtttcgttttttttttctttttagttttatgCACTGACCGTGAAATTTAGATAATCAGATTACTTGTAAGATAATTACATGTAAATTGGTGTGATAAGCATTAATCAGTAACTTAATAAAAATAGTAACTGAcctactataccataattttaaACTACATTGTTAGTGTAACAAATCATCATAGTATATAATTTAAATCCCTCTTTAAGGTGTGACAACGTAAAAATTGTTCATGAATTTTTGAATTATTGTTGATTCTCTCGTAATCAATGATGTTGTCAAAGGCATTAGGCTAACCTTAGTTTCATACTCAACACTAGCTTTGCTTAAGAATTCAGCCTTAAGCTTCTCTGTCATGGCCAAAGCATTCATCCTCTCCACTTCCCTCTGCAATTCGGCATCCCTCAAAGCCACAGCTTTCTCTGCCTCCACCTCTGCTACTTGTGCATCCTTAGCCCACCCTGCTTTCTTCTTTGCCAATTCTGCATTTGCTTCAGCAACTTCTGCTTCTCTATGGTTTTCATAAACCTTCACATCAGTCTTCACCTTCATCTCCTCTTTCTTCCCTTCTCCTTCCCTTTGTGTCGATATAATCCTTGTTTCTGCATCAATTTTTGCGGCATTCTGTAGTGTTTGTCCTGATCTTAGCTTTGCTCCAATCTCTCCTTTCATTCTGGCTTCTGCAACGTCTATTTTCGCTTGATTTGCAGCTTCCATTTGTGTCTTTTGACCCAAGTAGGAGAAGTACTCGTGTCCTGGAACATCAACTAGCTGTTTGACATTTGCATTGTAGATTAATAGCCCAAATTGGTTTAGTTCAAGTTGGACTTTCCCGAATACTTCTTGTTTGAACTCTTTGGTTCCTTTGAATATTTCCTCCATTGTCATTGATGCAGCAAGAACTCGAGTTTCTCCTTCAATGATACCTTGAACAAGTAAAAATAACCAAATTAATGATAGTACTCAAATATAGGCGGATTAGTATTTATACTTGATGATTCAACCTTAAGGTTCTTAGCACTCGGTTCATTCTACTTTTTAAAATTCTATGTTCAATACTTGTTAAATTCTAGTGGGTTTTCTCTTATATATCTATATTCTGTATAAAAATATTGGGTTCCTTTAAACCCCTAGACAATATACTCCGTCTGCATATGGAGTTATATGAGGGCACCGCCAATGAAATGAGATAAAAACCAAGTGTATtagggccaatccagtagcgacaaaAAATAGGTAATTTTCTGCCTAAATATTACTGGGTAGAGTTACTAGTATTATGCTGGTGGGAGATGGTAGGTATACTATGGAATACTCGAGTTGTGTCGAGCTGTGCTAGACACCATTGTTATTAGAAAAACAATTATACCTTGAACAAGATCTTTGACATGGTTTGAGAGTTTGTCATGTGGAGAGATGAGTTTTGCGTACTTCAAGAGGCTGCCTTCATCATCAATTCTAGGACCGATTGTGAAAACTGCTGGAAGAACAAAAGGGAGTTTTTCAGCACTCATGGCTTGGACTTCAAAAGTGTAATTCACAGGGGAAACATCAAACTTTCTACTAGATTGTCCAGGAAGTACCCAAGCTTTCTTGGCTATATTTATATCAGGGATCCCTAGCCCTGTGATCACCAAGTACTCTGATGCACTTGCAACTCTATACATTTTCTCGACACAAgttttttggtattttggatGGATTAGATGTGGTGTTGGAGGTGTACTCGAATGGAGTTATATGGATCAGATTTAGAGAGTATATATACTGAAGTTTGCGGTGAACATGTCAAAGAAAGTTGAACATAccatttggattttttttttcttttgaaatttcaaagcTATAAAAGAATACTACAAGAAGAACATTAAGATACTGATTATGAggatttataatatgttgtttgTAACCTTATGTATTTTATATTTTGGTTGCAATCGTTGTCAAGATagaaaaatgaagattaattgatTTCCAAGTATTCATTAGAAAAGGTTCCCAATACATCATATAGTCAAACCATAGTTATTAATGCCTGCTAAGAACGATGGGAAAGGTCGATATTTTTTGCtgtcttttcattcttttctaaGTTGTAAAGTACGACCAAGAAAATGATTATATTATAAGCTGAAAATGCAAGGTAGTTTGAATGTGTTATTTCTTTGTGGAGGGGCAGTGTGTGGCGTTTGAAAACGATCCTCAAATGACAATTAATTAAGCTGTACTACAGTTTCATAGCAATTCTAGGATATTATCAACGTTAGCATTTAGTGTGAACTTGTGTAGATTTGCTTATTAAATTAAGCTAACCTAAATGAGTAGGTTGTCTTTTGATATATTAATCGTGGTTGACGTAATCGTTTCATATTAACAAGACTAACAGGTTAATAGTATTAGTGAGATTATGTGTGTATTTTGTTATCCGAAATATATTGATTTTACTAATGTCATTTCGCTAGGTAGACTCACTAAACGGGATAAAGCGCTCCTCATAAAGAAGTTCTTCACTCTCCGAACTCGAACCTAAAATCTTTAAGAGTGAATGAATATTAGATTTCTTATACACCATTCAGTAGTTTTGTGGATTCAACTAGTATtataagagaaaaaagaaaaaaaattgtgatTGACATAATGCGCTGACCCAGTCTCCTTCTCCGTCCCTTGTGCACTTAAAATTCCCCTGGACGGCTTAGTCTTCTATGAATTattcttttataaaatatatttttctcatcTAATATTTCGTAGGctaatgtaatttataaaatcCTTATTCAAGGAAAAGCTCATGAGGATTAAGTTTCACTAAATATGCTCAAAGAAATTTTGCTTAATCTGCCTTGGGTACTATACAAAAGATGAGATATTAGACAAATTAGAGAACTCAAGATTTTCAATCATCGCCAAATTCTTGTAAAAATTGCATGGaacgccctatttggtcgcctcTTTTTAACTTATACCTGTTTTATTTTTCCGTTTGCATCCgtacccattttttttttttttggttaaaagcgttttaaaaagacgattttttccttctttaataaaAGATTATTGACAAACTGCAGgacaaaaatttaagcatgtttaggctgaagttttagcaaataaactaaaaaacttcagcttgtttagattgaagtttcggataaaactcaggaCAAAACTGTAGATTGCgttacaaaacttcagcatgttttggtatgaaattttagcaaatgaactaaataacttcagcatgcattagcaaaaactctttagaaaattacatactgcaagacaaaaacttaagcatgtttagtctgaaattttagcaaatgaactaaaaaatttcagcatgtttagtctgaaattttagcaaatgaactaaataacttcagcatgttttgtctgaaattttagcaaatgaactaaatagcttcagcatgcattagcaaaaactcattagaaaattacatactacaaaataaaaacttaagcatgtttagtctgaagttttagcaaatgaactaaataacttaagcatgtttagtctgaagttttagcaaatgaactaaataacttcagcatgtttagtctgaagttttagcaaatgaactaaataacttcatcatatttagactgaagtttcgaaTAAAattcatgacaaaactgtagactacaggataaataacttcagcatgcattaacaTAAAGTTTTAGCTTTAATGTGAAAAAACTTCATGATATATTaacatgaagttttagcttcaacatgaaacaaatttATGCTACATTatcatgaagttttagcttcaaggtgaaacaatTTCATGCAAGTATGATTCTGAAGAGGAACCTGGacaagtttctgatttttttataaagttgctgagaggagaggaggagatcgttttatatcttttgtcaggggtgtaattgtcatattattacggattttttgtgagatggctaccaaatcaataattttaaaaaatagggtacaagttaaaatgtgacacaaaTATAAGGTACAACAGCAAATCCCCAAATTCTTCATTCGCATGTTAATATTTTAATCTTTTTATGATGAACCAAGACATTCATTTGGTTTATACATCATTATCGTCATTTATTAGCATACTATTATCGTCATCTATCTCACTAATCTCAGTATTTCAGAAAAAATCTGATTAGTTATTAGATAAATTCACAAAAGTAAAAGACATATTATTTTTCTCATTAATAAATAGAAACACGGTAATTGAAACCaaacaataaaatacataaaatagACAAGTACAATTTTTAGTAGCGTCTTTAAAAATTTCAGTATATAATTAACTTATTGTGTAttaggtcttttttttttccctAGATGTTTTCAGACTAACCTGGAGCAAGGGAAAAGAATAGAGAAACTTTCAACTAGAAATGAATTTTGTACTTTTGAGATATAATATTTTGGTTCGTTTTTTTTATAAATACTAGTTTCTCGACGTGTATGCTGAGTCGCATAGTAcacaattttataaaataatattaatattattaaataaaattttaagtaaataattatacaTGAAAGAATAAAGTGCAAGTTTTAGCGAATGATCAATGTGGATCGTCTGTGATTTATTTGTTGATGTTAAGATGATAAGATATCCTCTTAACTTACAAAGATGAACTATTATAGTTTAATtagaaatttttaattttttgcttATTTTGATTTTATGAGGTGCAAATATGTATTGAAGTGTATCTCATCTAATAATACTTACTCTCATAGACAATATTTCCTGGTGTATGTTCTTTTTATCAGTTCTCATAACTCTATCATGACCTCTTGTTGTGGATATTGGCCCCCTTCAGAAAGTgcaacataaaataaaatatgataaaacATATTGTGGTAGATACAAATCAACATTGAGGATTGTTTGGCCATGCGATTTATCTATCATCATGCAAAAATGTAATGTACTTTTGCACGAATTTGAAacgatatttttcatttttagataaagaaattgaatttTCTAGATAAACACATACTTGATAGCAAATTACCGTTAAAGTTTGTGTATGTTGATATTATTATCAAATCCATTACAGCTCATCCTTGTACCgttacacacacatatatataaactTGGTGCAACAAAAAAATTGATgctgagaaagaaaaaaaatagagactgatcatgcccaactctacttctaaaaaggataagcggtcgctgcaaatataattcggtctaagagtccggagtcgaatcccacagagaactaaggtttagctacaattgttcactattaccaagaagacaagcttaaACAATctcagaatccgacaaaagttacaaaatatgaatgccattcaaccacgagtccaaccatacaaattttaccaaattccgacatcaactcgaccttcaaatcctcaaatcttattttcaaatccctaggcccaaatcctcgaatttcacctcaaaaatatgtaatctagtcggaataatcgatggtaattcaatattattgattaacaatgatcacaagtgacttacctcaagttttcccgtgaattcttgctcaaaaatcgctcCAACCCATACTTGAAATgtccaaaaagagaaaaatctcggaacccctctgttttgtaATCTGTGCAGTGCTTTCGCCCCTGCGgacacttaaccgcatctgcagttCTGCTTTTGCGGAGATTGTAGTCGCTTCTGCAGGCTGGCTCGCTTCTGTGGACAAGAGTCCGCTTCTACGACGAAGCTTCCCCTTCCCCTTTTCCGCTTCTACGATgcaaggctcgcttctgcgagctaaattccgcaggtgcgattgcactagaaGGCCAAAATTTTctgcagctgtttaagtccaaatttcgatctgttaaccatccgaaactcatccgagccccccaggaccttaatcaaatataccaacaagtcctaaaatatcatacgaactttgtcaaaatctcaaatcatatcaaacaacgctaaaaccatgaatcataccccaattcaagcttaaggaacttaagaattttcaacttctacattcgatgccgaaacctttcaaatcaagtccgattgacctcaaattttgcacataagtcataaatgatataacggacctattcaaattttcagaattggatttcgaccccgatatcaaaatgtcaactccccgatcaaacttccaagcttaaatttttattttagctatttcaagcctaatttaactacggacctccaaataatttttcggacatgttcctaagtctaaaatcaccatacggacccaCCGGAATCGTTAAAACAttgatctgggtccgtttgct is drawn from Nicotiana tabacum cultivar K326 chromosome 22, ASM71507v2, whole genome shotgun sequence and contains these coding sequences:
- the LOC107795371 gene encoding flotillin-like protein 4, which produces MYRVASASEYLVITGLGIPDINIAKKAWVLPGQSSRKFDVSPVNYTFEVQAMSAEKLPFVLPAVFTIGPRIDDEGSLLKYAKLISPHDKLSNHVKDLVQGIIEGETRVLAASMTMEEIFKGTKEFKQEVFGKVQLELNQFGLLIYNANVKQLVDVPGHEYFSYLGQKTQMEAANQAKIDVAEARMKGEIGAKLRSGQTLQNAAKIDAETRIISTQREGEGKKEEMKVKTDVKVYENHREAEVAEANAELAKKKAGWAKDAQVAEVEAEKAVALRDAELQREVERMNALAMTEKLKAEFLSKASVEYETKVQEANWELYKKQKEAEAYLYEKEKEAAAQKAIAEADFYSRKQIIDGDLYAKMKEAEGLKALAEAQGTYLHSLLEALGGNYAALRDYLMISGGMFQELAKINAEAIHGLQPKISIWTTGGSEAAAEGGGSALKEVAGIYKTLPPLFKTVQEQTGMLPPSWMGTMTNDTSH